The stretch of DNA TCTGTTATCCATATTCTTTGAAGAAACTATTGAAGTTTTATTTGGATTTACTTTCAATCCCAATGCCTTTCCAAAAGAGTTGAAGGTCTCCATAATGGTGTCCATTTTTTCTACAGATGCTTCTGCAAACAAAAGGATGTCGTTAGCAAATAAAAGATGAGAAATGTTTGGTCCATCTCTCGCCGCTTTTATAGTTATTCAGCTTCCTGTTTCAACCTTCTCCTCTATGATATGAGAGAGCTTGTCTATGGCTATCACAAAAAATAGAAGGATAGGGGATCCCCCTATCTTAGTCCCCGAGAAAGATTGATGGTACCATTTTTTCCTCCATTTCATAGTATCTTGTATGTGATTGAACTGATGCATGCCTCAATAATTCTTTTAGCTTTCACATCTACTCCGAACTCTTCTAGGCACTGAAGAATGAACTTCCATTTAAAATGATTGTATGCCTtctcaaaatatattttgatagtCATATACTTTTTCCTACATCTCATCTTCCTTAAATCATATGTCATTTTCTTTGCTATGATTATGTTGCCGTGAATGATTCTGCCGGGTATAAAACTGGATTGGTCGAAAAATTTGTGATCCACAAGGAAAGGTTTGATTTTGGCCATTAAAATCTTCGTAATAATCTTATAGATCACATTGCATAAAGCAATTGGcctatattggttgataaattctggttgttttatttttggaatAAGGATGATAAAGGTCTGATTGATGGCTCCCATCTCCTGCGAATTTTTCTAAATATACCTAATAAAAGCATATAGGGACTCTTGGATAGTATTCCAGTTATCTTTGTAGAAATAAGCTGGATACCCATCCTTTCTCGGGGCCTTTAGCGAATCGATGTTAAACAAAGCTGCTTTAATATCTTCAAGATTTGGACCTTTTGAAATAGATCTCTTATCTTGGTTGCTCAATTCATGGTAAGTAGTGCTGGTTCTGAAACAAGGGCTGCAAAAATAATCTTCCATATAAAGCTTTAAGTAGTAAGTTATTGCTGAATTTTTAAGTTCCTCCTGATCTTCACTCCAGCAATCGATTTTCAATCTCAGCTTCAAAATTCTATTCGTCTTTCTTCTTATGGCTATTTTTGtgtgaaaatattttgttacaatCTCCATCTATTATCCACAAATACAATTGCTTGGATTTCTGCATCCATAGAATTTCTTCTTGCTCAAGGATTTGTTCTAACTCCCGATTTAATTCTCTCTCCAAATATTCCAAAAAAGAGTTCCTGCCATATGATTGTGTTCTTTGAATTCTATAATTCTTCCTAGtaactttctctttctcttgaaGACATTACCAAAAACCTCCCTATTCCACTTCTTGAGAGCTGTAATGAGAGATGAGAGCGCTCTAGAGAATAAGGAGTCCTTCGGCCACAAATTGCTTATGAAATCATTAAAAGTGAGGTGatttttccatataattttaatCTAGAAGGGTTTCTATCAACACTGGCTCCTCCCTTTTTTCTCCCTCATCAGCAATCTcattaaaattttcaaccacaagccAAGCTCTTGCAATATTTTCAGCAACTATTTTAAGACTACAACGTTCTTCTCACTCTCTCTTGGAGACTAACTTACACAATTGTGAGATCCCAAACTTTATTTTGCTGGTCTCTTATCTCCATATGGATAAACTGGTGATGTGATATTAAAACATCAATCCTGATAGAAGGCTGGTTCCAAAGAACCCATATACTCCCCACATAACCCTCGGCCTCTTCGATATGGTAGAAATTATACTGCATATCTCTAATGACTTCTTTTACTCTATATTTACTGTACTTAGTTTCGTAGAGAAGAGTAATAGTAGGCTTGTGTtgccttttaatttcttttaggGTGCGAATGGTAGCAATATTCGCAGCTCCTCTAATGTTCCAAGCTACTATCTTCATGATAAAATCTAgataagaaagaaacaaagtaCATGGTAAAATCTTACTAGCTGAGAACCTTAAGTCCACGCAATAATCAAGAGCATTGCATTTCCTCCACTTGATGTGGAGGTTTTCCTGCTTGCTGTTCTCTTGCTTGGCCTTCATCATTTTCAAACTGCTGCATAGCTTCATCTAAAGCAGTGAAACTTATGGAGCCAAAATCCATATTAATGGGGTTAGGGGGTTCCTCATGTGTGGGGTCAGAGGGGTATAGTCTCAGAAATTTCAGAAGTAAGAGTTGGGCTAGGAGAGATTTGGCTAACCCAATTCTCTTGGTAGTATAAGGGGATATTTGGTTCTGAATGGGTGGCTTGTTGATCATTGGAGTTCTGTGAAAGTTGGGCCAAGTTTTTATCTTGTGAGTTATTTTCTAGTTGTGTGGTTAGAGAAGAGAATTTTTTGTTAGGATGTTTATTAGTTTGTTCTGGTTGGTTTGCAAAAGCTGTTTTTTTAATGGAATGTTTTGGGTAGAAGAGAGTGTCACTATTTTTGGGTCGAGTTGGATTTTTGGTGCATGACTAAGTCTATTATTAGTTTCTGATTTGTTGCTCTTATTTTGAACAGTTTGGGCAGGACTGATTTTTTTCTCTGTCTGCTGATGCTGGTTCTCCTGAGCGTCATCCTCACTCTGTACTATCTCTGTATTGACCAACACTGCAAAACGAGAGGTTTGTCTTTCCACttctacaatttttttcttttcttttgcaatACCTCCATTACTTGTACCttctctccattttttctttccatGTGGAATTCTTTGGACCAACATCAATAGGCCAAAGTTTTCTATGCACTCATCCATGATATTTTTGTCCTTGTCTTTTGaagtattttctattttaccCTTATCTTCAACCTCCTGGGGTGTCTGTTGAACTTCTTTCTGTACAgcctttatattttatttttttaagcaGCTAGACTTTTCATGTCCTATCTTTTCATATTGAAAACAAACTTGGTGAATCCTCTCATATTCTACTTGAtgactatttttatttctctgaTATTGAGCAACCAACAGCTTTGTCAAATTCATCTCCACACAGATCCTAGCAAACATTTTTTTTGAGACTTCTGCAGTATTATTGTCTATTTTTAAGGTCCTCCCCACaatattttcaatcttttcaagAATAGCTCTGTAATAGTATTCTATTGCTAATTCAGGTAGTCGAATCCAAGCAGCAATAATGTAAATGGAGGCTTTATAAGGGTTGAATTCTAGTTTTTAAAACCTGATTGTCAAGTTGTGATCAAGTATTTTCCAAGGTCCTTTAGTGAGTGCAAAGTCCAGGTCCTCTAAGCTGAAAAACTTGACCAAGAAAAAATCGTTTTCCAAATCTATCACATGAATGCTCCCCTTTTTTCCCCACATAACTTTCAGATGCCGTTTAAGGGCTAACAGGGAGATCTTTCGCCCCAGAAGCTTGACAATGAGGGTGTCCCACCACTCCTTCCTGAGCTCCCTTTTCACTCCTTCCTTTATGACTAAATTGTATATTCTATTCGGCAGCTTTTTGACTATTATTTCTGTGTCTTTCTTCCATATCTGTGTCTTCACCACCATTAGTCTTTGGTTCCTGCTCCCTTTGTGTGTGCCCTCCTCTAGTGCTCTTCCTCATTCGAACAGTATCCGCAAAAGAGTTGGGCTTTGAGGCTCCAACTTCGACCAACCTCTCCACCTTCAGTTGGGCCTGTTCTGTACTTTTTTGTTGTCATTTTTCCTATCTCCTCCTCAaccatccaatccttcattcTTGGTAGAAGGGCAGTGTCTCTTATGAACTCCTTTCCTCCTTCCTCAGTTgatttctttactttttctaACCTTTTCGTGCGGTCCCCTCTCCACGTTCTGGCTATCTCTTGGGGTGTGAACTCTAGAGGCTCCTCCTCTCACGTAGCCTCCTCTCATAGAGGTCAAGAAAAGCTTGCGGTCAAGTGTGTAAGGCTCAGAGAGAGAGAATTACCAAAATGGtcctaaaataaaattctttgatGGGATGATTATCAAAAACTTTTCAAGTGGTTTTATGATCCTACAATCTAGGGCAAAAAGGCATGTGCATTATCCATAACTAACAGCCCATTTGGTTACTGTCCATATCTATCAAAAACATGGATATGGTAACACACGTTTAATGTTTGTTTTGTAAGAcacaaaaaaatagagaaatacaGACACACATAAAACTACATGAAATAtgtgtattttgtgtctttcctaAATGATGAGACATATTTTTAACCTGAGacaaaaattgaattattattttggaCGAGTTTacctataatattttttgaaaatttcacatGTGAACATTGTCTCGCCTCCAACCTCCCTCAGCCTCCTCGCTGCCATTGCTACCTACATCCCTTACTTGGAACTCCACCGTTTCAACCTCTCCTCTCACCATTGTGTCATCTCTCCTCTGTCTCTTGCCTCTACATCTCGGCGTCTCTCCTTTCCTCGTTGTCACAGGTCTCACAGCATCACCCTTCCCTCACCGTTGTGGACTCGCCATCAATGTGAATACTGCAAGTGTCCGTTGCTCTAACTGTTTCACACTTTACCTCGAGTTTTTTTTtggataataatattttaaatgcgGATTTAGTTATTTGGGTTTAGTTTAACTGTTATTTTTTGACACTGAATTTGTTGTAATTAGATTAGTGTTAATGTGAGTATCTTTATTCTGTTGTTGTTTCGTTTCTATCTccttgtgcttctttgcttatctatcttcattttaatttttttccaaaatatatattataaatcttGTTTTGTTATGAAATTTATTAGATAAATGTTCTGGTTAtaccattaattttatttttattttttaaaaaaataagattagaTCTGAAATTACTATGAGAAACAAGATTGGAAGAGTTGAAAGTGATGAAGATGATAATGACACTTTTTATGCTATGAAGGATAAAAtagatattttcaaaatctatgTTTTGTCCATCATAACTACTAGacacaatttttttatcatgtCTTTATGCATATCTTTATGTCTTTGTGTCTCTAACTCTGTGTCTGTGTCTTAATTTATAAGAGATATCAAATAAATACATCCTAATAAACTAATAGTAGTCAAGTTCTTACAATGCCACAATAAATAACAAGCTATTATAAACACTATAGGGCCAATGAATACCATAAATGATATGAAGGTATTCATTAGTTAGAATTAATTCTCAACTAACTTTGCATAAAAATAACTGttataaatctttttcaaaatgtaaACCCCattctaattataattatttcacTTTTAGGATAAATTCTAATGTAGTGAGAATCGCATCTAGAACAATAACTAATTTCTATTAGATAGCTTCCTCATATCAAGTTTTATTATCTCATTGATTTCtgtttatcaattaaattaaccAAAAGATGCATTAACCTTTTATACCAACTTGTTAAGATTTAGCCCCCTTTTTTCTTTGGATGTGGAAATTTAGCCTCTCAAACGATGAGACACGAGTTTGGAATCAGCAGCTCGCTAATAGCCGGTATTTCTTGAGCCTGTTTTTTACTGACACTTATTTTATACATCCTAATGGATAATTAGTGGGCCCATTGGTTATTTTGTGATACTCATGTTAATGGGATGAACGTTAGAAAtcattttattttggatttcgTTTCGTTCTTTttctaaccaaaaaaaaaagaaaaaaaaggaatgaTAGTGATAGAAATTTAAATAGGTTAGATTTGCAAAATTAGAGTATTACTCCTATGTAGCAACAACAAACAAACTTGAAGAAACTAATACCCCTCAAGTCAGCATCAAATTAAATAGATtaaacgtttttttttttttgcaattagATTAAACGTGTTTCAATAACCTCAAGTGAAATGCTTACTTGCCTTATTTTTTTTGGTGGCCTGCTTGGTATCCGGAGCTTCGTCCCCCGACTAATCCAGATACAACCTGGGTCGCGCATTCGGCTGTGATGAGTAGGCTCCCAAAGGGAACAATTGCATACACTAGCCCTCCAAGGTAAATCCGAACCGCTTACCTCTGGGACCaactcctttttcttttttggggtCTGGCCGTCTGGAGAAGGTGGACTTGTTTGAGATGGTCCGAATAAACTTTTGGACTCGTATGCCCCAAGACCCAAGCTTACCAAGTTGTTCTATTCGGATACAATTCATCACAGGCAATCACGGAGGCTAAGTAAACTGAACTATGTTGCAGCCTGGACCCAAGCAAAGGGACTTGAACTAGAAACCTCTAAATTGAAATATTGCTCTGCAACTGCAACTCTTCACTATTATCCATCTTCAACTTGTTTATCACACACTTCTTACACTACTACCCTAAGATGAAAAAAAGTCTTAACAAAAATAGCAGCAACATTTCTCTAATAAGTTTGCTCAATATGGTATAATCAAACTCTCCcgaccaaataaaaaaaaaaaagaagagaaaacacacacacacacacacaatgtCTCGTTTTATTTCCCTCTAATGGGAAGATTGAGGTAATCAACTAATCTTGATGCTCATTGAAGGAGGAAAAATTAGAGTAAAAGAGCTAGAGTGTTGAGCTTAACATAGTCACATATCCAACAAGGACGAGATTTTCTGTTCCTTTCCAGCCATTGCCTGTGTACTCATATTCCAACATTATACTTTACATACACCAACTTATGTAGGTcataaaaaaatgagtaaaacAATCCACTTTAATAGGGAAGACAAACcattctaacaaaaagaaaaacttgTAACAGATATGTGTGGAGTTAACCACAAACCTTCCAAGTTCCACCATTCAAAGGGAAAAGAAGTGACTCCATCCCAAACAAACACCATGCATTAGAATCCAGTACGAATTGGGAATCACCAGAATACTGATAACATAATACAGCTATATTTGAACATTAAGGTGATAATAAAAGGCTTATAACCATGATAAGGATATGGTAATGAAATCTAAGATAAGCAACCAACATACACCGTGGAGCAAATTTTCATGTCCAACACATCATCTTTGACTTATGGGGACCATCTAAGCAGTAAACGCTTCAGATTCAAAGCGCCACACATACTAGCACCAATTATAAATGACAAGATGAGATTAAGATAGAGATGAAGACAAACTCAACACATTGATAAACAATATCAAGCATATAGAAAATCTAGAAAATATCGACATACTTGGTGACAACAATACCTAAAGAGACCTGAAAGATGCACCGTCCATTGCAGCCAAGGAGATACCAATGAGCAGTGCTATATGAAGATGCCGAGTTCTCACAGACACTTTGATCAATTCTATTTTGCAATAGCTTTAATATgagaaaatatattaaattagagGTACTAAAGACTTAAAATTTATGACTTCACATTTTCAGAAAGTACCATTTATCCTTGAATGAGATAGCACTAACAGAAACAATATATTTGTTGTCAACCAAAATCTTATTATCATATCTTCGCAAGTGACTTTAGTGTAATAAGATGTGACCTAAAGACCATATTCAGCATAATTGAAGCGGTATGGTTACAAGAGAGGAAAAAAATAACTTTACATGTCTATATTTTGCATGTGAGAGATAACTTTATATTGAGTCTATACCTTTAAAACTTTCATAGATAATATCCCAAGCAATTGAGATCAGAAGAAACAGGTTAACAATCAATCAAATGATAATTACAGCTAATGCTTCAGTTCAAGTTCATTAAGCCTAACAAATTACCTTGATGAAGCCTAGAGAACCAGGTCACTCTGCAAATGAGAAGTGATTTTAATCTCAGGAGAAACCAGAGAGGAAGATAAAAGGAATGTAGTCTTGAATCCTTAGACTAGACTTTATAGCATGTAAATTCACATTTCATACTATGAACATTCTACTCACTTCACATATTAGGTCATTTTGTTTTCTCAAATAAAGAAATGATGTGGTGTATTGACAGATGTACCAGCTGTTGAACTCTCCACTTTCTCCATATCAAATGTCCCAACTTTATAAGGTTCCATAACCTGGCAAGTTTGTTTCTATCCCCTTCTCTATTCTCCAGCTTCAACCAATCATATTTAACAATCACTTCTTTATTTCATATATTCTCATAGATGTCTCTATAACCATATCAAATTTACAATATTATCCTCTGTCAGCAACATCAATATCTTCATAAACTATACTGATATAAACAgatcaccaaaaaaaaattgggatccctgtaaaaaaaatgttattactACACTAATGTCCTTCCTCTAACCGTGGGAGTCATCTGGTTGCAATATTCCACGTATTTCCCGCATTAATAACTTCGAACTATTAGCAATCCGTATGCTTTCAGAAATGATATGACTACATAACTCATGCCTCCGAGCTGGTCTAAATGATCTTAATTCAAAAAGAGGGTCTGTTATAACTTTCCTACTATACAACTCCCTTGCTGGATGGACATGTTTCCACCAGAAATCAGATAGTGCCAGTTCCATCACATTCCAGTACTCAGCATCATGATGTAACCTGAACAAACTACTGCCATTAGGAGTCCATACATAAAAATCCATCCAATCCCTCCCGAGAATCTCCATTAATCCCTGAGCTTGAGGAATATAGCGAATTGGAATTCGAGACCAAGGGAAAGCTTTACTCATGTCTCCATTGAGATAAGGACACTTTATCTCTAGAACCCCATGAGAAGACAACTCAAATACCTTTCTGTCAAGTACACCATCTGGTGAAGCAGCTAGCCAGTCATTTTCAGTGTTAGCACCATACACCTGAAGTTCAGGAAACAATACAGTATTACCACTTATCAGCTTGTATCTTTCAAGTGCTTCCTCCTCTTTGATATTGTTCCAACAGGTAGCGATGTTTCCTGAGAATGGTTCAATAGCACCGATCTTCTCTAGCCACAACTGGCACCTTTGCCTACGCCAAAATCCAATAGCGGCAGCGAAAGTGCTAGCTGTCAGTTTGTGTTTTCTAAGTGTTTGCCAGTTTTTAAACCGGTGTTGAAGACTCGGTGCTTGAAGGAAAGAATGAGTTTCGACAGATTCGTATTTTGACATGGCACCAACTATGCTCAAACTTCTAAAGTTGTTATTAGGAGCATGGCTATAGGAATTAGATCCTACAATAACCGATACTAAAGAATTGCTACTAACGTTTTTCTTATTACCCAGACATGCATCAAGAGCACCCATATAACATCGAATTTTGTGCATGCAATGCAGTCGAACAATGTGAGAGAATGATGAAGCAACTTCACAACTGTTAAACAAAGAGAAGCTGTCATTTGATGATTCGAACCATAGATACTAGCACGACAACATCTGATACTTATCAAATACATAACTAACATTCAAAAGAATAATACGATGAACATATATGATTCCTATTCCTCATTAGTTTCATTAGCATAGGACTAGTCCTGGGTGGTTCAATTATTATATACGAGGTGAAGATGGGTGATAacttatttaaaccaataactAACTAATATATGCATTGCATTACAAAATCAGTCGTAATGGTGGAATGTTCCTTTTTTACAATCTTACTGCAGCATGTACACAATATTTATGGCGGAAGCCACTTAGAAGCATGTACAAGtcattcataaaatcataatcaaaagagagaaaggaaaaaaattatatatatgattgGAGCATTTCATCGAACACAGTGAGGGCGCATGAGACAGAGAGCAAGAAAGAGCAGAAGATAATCTTTACCAAAGCGGGGAGTGGATGCAGAGTCTTGAGTGGAAGTTTCTCTCAATAACAATCATGGTAGCCACGCGGCCATGGAAACCAAGATTCTGAAAACTGAGAGGTCATCGAACCATTCCGGATATCGGTTCAACAGTTCGGAGGTTCAACCAATCCAACGGAGGAGAAAGGGTTGTTGGTTGCTGTGGGTTAGGGTTGGGTTGTTGGATGCATTTCGGACCAAGGTTTGACTGTGCACCGTGAGAGTAAGCATAagagaaaaatactaaattaggCTATAAAAACGTACATACACACTACGGGAAGTTCTGTGGTGCTTACGGGCATAATCATCATGTTACGCAGACTGTATGGGTGTGTATGGTTCatagattaaattttattctcaaGAATATTATTCTTAGAAATATAATGCTTAGGAATAAAATTACTTGGAATGTAAGATTTTCATATTTGTTTATAAAACTTGATGCAttgaaatattatataataattctaaaaatgattaaatttttgtttggttgagtttaaattttttagtcatattatgtaatatgtcaaaattatccttactcatttaaattaaaatattaataattaaaataaagttaattaaatattattattttttacattatttttttaatttaaaaaatatctctaataataaatttactaaaatatctctaataataaatatgtttagataaaattattattgattctaatttttttttaaatttactaaaatacccctaaTATCAAATATCTTTAGTTAAATTGTTTAttggttctaatttttttaaatttactaaaatacccttaatatcaaatatgttcaaataaaattattattgattctattttttttaaaatttacttaaatacctccaatatcaaatatgtttaactaaaattattattgattctaaatttttttaaaatttacttaaataccccaatatcaaatatgtttaactaaaattattattgattcaattttttttaaatttactaaaattcccccaatatcaaatatctttagttaaattattattgattctaaatttcacttaataacaatatgtttaattaaaattattttttttttacatgttgaatttacaaaaatacttctaataaaaaatttactaaaatacccttaataaaaatatgtttagttaaaattattatcgattctaatgttttcaaatttactaaaatacctctaataacaaatatctttaattaaaattaacattatcacaattaaatttactaaaaaagcATTACTATTATGTAAATGAAAGTTACAAAGAAGTCTCAAAAGT from Arachis duranensis cultivar V14167 chromosome 4, aradu.V14167.gnm2.J7QH, whole genome shotgun sequence encodes:
- the LOC107483692 gene encoding uncharacterized protein LOC107483692 isoform X1, with the translated sequence MIVIERNFHSRLCIHSPLCCEVASSFSHIVRLHCMHKIRCYMGALDACLGNKKNVSSNSLVSVIVGSNSYSHAPNNNFRSLSIVGAMSKYESVETHSFLQAPSLQHRFKNWQTLRKHKLTASTFAAAIGFWRRQRCQLWLEKIGAIEPFSGNIATCWNNIKEEEALERYKLISGNTVLFPELQVYGANTENDWLAASPDGVLDRKVFELSSHGVLEIKCPYLNGDMSKAFPWSRIPIRYIPQAQGLMEILGRDWMDFYVWTPNGSSLFRLHHDAEYWNVMELALSDFWWKHVHPARELYSRKVITDPLFELRSFRPARRHELCSHIISESIRIANSSKLLMREIRGILQPDDSHG
- the LOC107483692 gene encoding uncharacterized protein LOC107483692 isoform X2, with protein sequence MIVIERNFHSRLCIHSPLWQRCQLWLEKIGAIEPFSGNIATCWNNIKEEEALERYKLISGNTVLFPELQVYGANTENDWLAASPDGVLDRKVFELSSHGVLEIKCPYLNGDMSKAFPWSRIPIRYIPQAQGLMEILGRDWMDFYVWTPNGSSLFRLHHDAEYWNVMELALSDFWWKHVHPARELYSRKVITDPLFELRSFRPARRHELCSHIISESIRIANSSKLLMREIRGILQPDDSHG